In one window of Methanosarcina vacuolata Z-761 DNA:
- the dinB gene encoding DNA polymerase IV, translating to MQRIVLHVDMDYFFAAIEEREKPDLRGKAIVVCMLSGRGELSGAVSTCNYTARESGIRAGMPCSKAKKLNPEAVFLPARKDFYTSVSDRVMEIIRSYADVRETGEAFEQISIDEAFLEITEKTGGDFNLAFEIGTQIKNDVKDKEKLTCSVGVGPNKLIAKMSSSVQKPDGITVISPDKLENFLWPLKVSKLWGIGNVTAGKLQEMGIVTIKDLAEHDVIDLISTFGKTRGIWLKQAASGIDDSPLKERDGSEQIGRIATLPEDTLDVNLISQLLDRLAGDVISKLDSRELSFRTVTITVINSKFRMYTKSRTLNHPVYSKETLLEVTREILNEFLSESRTEFRRVGVRVGELQKRMGQKSLFDY from the coding sequence ATGCAGCGTATCGTTCTCCATGTAGACATGGACTATTTTTTTGCAGCCATTGAAGAGCGGGAAAAACCTGACCTTCGGGGAAAAGCCATCGTAGTCTGCATGCTTTCCGGAAGAGGTGAGCTCAGTGGAGCTGTAAGTACCTGTAATTATACTGCACGAGAGTCAGGGATCAGGGCAGGAATGCCCTGTTCGAAGGCAAAAAAACTGAACCCTGAAGCTGTTTTCCTGCCTGCCCGAAAGGATTTTTATACTTCAGTCTCGGATCGGGTGATGGAAATTATCAGGAGTTATGCGGATGTCAGGGAGACAGGGGAAGCGTTTGAACAGATAAGCATAGACGAAGCCTTCCTGGAAATTACCGAAAAAACAGGTGGAGATTTTAACCTTGCCTTTGAGATTGGAACCCAGATAAAGAATGACGTAAAAGATAAAGAGAAACTGACCTGTTCGGTGGGGGTAGGCCCTAATAAACTTATTGCCAAGATGTCATCCTCTGTCCAGAAGCCAGATGGAATTACTGTTATAAGTCCGGATAAACTCGAAAACTTTCTCTGGCCTCTCAAGGTGTCCAAACTCTGGGGGATAGGAAATGTAACCGCAGGAAAGCTGCAGGAAATGGGCATCGTCACAATAAAAGATCTTGCTGAACACGATGTTATTGACCTGATTTCTACTTTCGGAAAAACACGGGGGATCTGGCTTAAACAAGCTGCGTCAGGCATCGATGATTCTCCCCTGAAAGAAAGGGACGGCTCCGAACAGATAGGGAGGATTGCAACCCTGCCTGAAGATACTCTCGACGTTAATCTTATCTCTCAGCTACTTGACAGGCTGGCAGGGGATGTAATTTCAAAACTCGATTCGAGGGAGCTTTCCTTCAGGACTGTAACGATTACTGTCATAAATTCAAAGTTCAGGATGTACACTAAAAGCCGTACACTAAACCACCCGGTCTATTCAAAGGAAACTCTTCTAGAGGTGACTCGTGAAATCCTTAATGAGTTCCTTTCGGAAAGCCGAACTGAGTTCAGGCGTGTAGGTGTAAGGGTAGGAGAACTTCAAAAAAGGATGGGCCAGAAAAGCCTTTTTGATTATTAG
- a CDS encoding phosphoadenosine phosphosulfate reductase domain-containing protein: protein MSRPAYLGKMLLHWCEACNVPVLGKKCGCGKSTKKVEVTPPGDIRPAFDYDIKRINSVSEKQFNAPLIPEGHLVVLNKAPYEDRMDEIIVDGEVLASLRFEIESCEWVLLPRLEGARRLFQGRDRKALKKWVVIDQAVVPFILEKGASVLAPGVLDADPEIQKEDEVVVLNPAGEVICCGRARMTGKEMCEENHGHAVKPRWSGNPEPQKENFGEQTWEDAVKANEKILDGMIERSHAFIKNVVGSMDMKVSVSYSGGKDSLAVLQLVSESLGDYEIMFADTGLEFPETVENVKQVVEHYGKKLRSSSAGDAFWNSISVFGPPTMDTRWCCKICKLGPITRLIDENYEGGCLSFIGQRQYESHARSISKKVWKNPWVGNQVGASPIQEWTALHVWLYLFRTKAPYNPAYEKGYDRMGCWLCPSSSLADFFQLEESHPELAKKLNFYLLDYAEKMGLSPEWVKYGLWRYKRYPRVLQKLAEKKGISLLPSQEAPTELHFEVATGYRPCKAGGISADGSFGQAIDIETLKESGMLSPIGKASFIEGAASVVFRESRAQVFASGNVNGRSEDEKELKKLMRIVELSVRRALLCQGCGVCVGHCEHNAIEMKEKKVRIKENCIHCGACIEVCPLVKFI, encoded by the coding sequence ATGTCCAGACCAGCATATCTTGGAAAAATGCTTCTGCACTGGTGTGAGGCCTGTAATGTGCCTGTGCTAGGAAAAAAGTGCGGATGCGGTAAAAGTACAAAAAAAGTTGAGGTAACCCCTCCAGGGGATATCCGCCCTGCTTTTGATTATGATATAAAACGCATAAACTCGGTTTCGGAAAAACAGTTCAATGCGCCACTTATACCTGAAGGACACCTTGTAGTGCTAAATAAAGCTCCGTATGAAGACCGTATGGATGAGATTATAGTTGACGGGGAAGTGCTTGCGTCTCTTAGATTTGAAATTGAGAGCTGTGAATGGGTTTTACTTCCCAGGCTCGAAGGGGCAAGAAGGCTTTTCCAGGGCAGGGATAGAAAAGCCCTGAAAAAATGGGTTGTTATTGATCAGGCAGTTGTACCTTTTATCCTGGAAAAGGGAGCAAGTGTTCTGGCACCCGGGGTTCTTGATGCCGATCCTGAAATCCAAAAAGAAGACGAGGTAGTTGTGCTGAACCCTGCAGGAGAAGTAATCTGCTGTGGGCGAGCCCGAATGACAGGAAAGGAAATGTGTGAAGAAAACCACGGGCATGCAGTAAAACCTCGCTGGAGCGGAAACCCAGAGCCTCAAAAAGAAAATTTTGGAGAGCAGACCTGGGAAGATGCCGTAAAAGCCAACGAAAAAATTCTGGACGGCATGATAGAAAGGTCCCATGCCTTCATAAAAAATGTCGTGGGAAGCATGGACATGAAAGTAAGCGTATCCTATTCCGGGGGAAAGGATAGCCTTGCTGTGCTCCAGCTAGTTAGTGAAAGTCTTGGCGATTACGAGATTATGTTTGCAGATACCGGGCTTGAGTTTCCGGAAACCGTTGAAAACGTCAAACAGGTTGTAGAGCACTATGGGAAAAAACTAAGGAGCTCAAGTGCAGGAGACGCTTTCTGGAACTCAATAAGTGTTTTTGGCCCTCCTACCATGGATACCCGCTGGTGCTGCAAGATCTGCAAACTCGGGCCGATCACCAGGTTAATTGACGAGAACTATGAAGGAGGATGCCTTAGTTTCATAGGACAGCGCCAGTATGAATCCCATGCCCGTTCAATCAGCAAGAAAGTCTGGAAAAATCCCTGGGTGGGAAACCAGGTAGGAGCATCCCCTATACAGGAATGGACAGCTCTTCATGTCTGGCTTTACCTTTTCAGAACAAAAGCTCCCTATAATCCGGCTTATGAGAAAGGATATGATAGGATGGGATGCTGGCTCTGTCCATCTTCCTCTCTTGCAGATTTCTTCCAGCTTGAAGAAAGCCATCCAGAACTTGCAAAAAAGCTGAACTTCTATCTCCTTGACTATGCCGAGAAAATGGGTCTCTCTCCTGAGTGGGTAAAGTACGGTTTATGGCGCTATAAGCGGTATCCTCGTGTTCTCCAGAAACTTGCTGAGAAAAAAGGAATTTCTCTTCTTCCATCCCAGGAAGCCCCAACAGAACTTCATTTTGAAGTAGCAACAGGGTACAGGCCCTGCAAAGCAGGAGGAATATCTGCGGACGGAAGCTTTGGGCAGGCAATTGACATAGAAACCCTTAAAGAAAGCGGGATGCTTTCACCCATCGGCAAAGCTTCTTTCATAGAAGGAGCCGCGTCCGTCGTTTTCAGAGAATCCAGGGCACAGGTTTTTGCCTCAGGTAATGTTAATGGGAGAAGCGAGGACGAAAAAGAGCTAAAAAAGCTTATGAGAATTGTTGAGCTCTCGGTAAGAAGGGCTTTACTCTGCCAGGGGTGCGGAGTTTGCGTGGGCCACTGTGAGCATAATGCGATTGAAATGAAAGAAAAGAAAGTAAGGATTAAAGAAAACTGCATTCACTGCGGAGCATGTATTGAAGTCTGCCCTCTTGTTAAATTTATTTGA
- a CDS encoding HAD family hydrolase — protein MMVFFDIDGTLLDHKSAEFTGVKLFYQNHKNFFDMDFNEFYSIWCKLSDKHFEKYLAKKCSFEEQRIERIKELYLKRNINLSSEEALEVFDHYLRNYELSWKPFNDVIPCLKKLSKLKMGIISNGDPGQQKLKLDKMKISHYFVDIVVAGEFNVSKPHTEIFEIACKRNGEEPEKCFYVGDTIETDIIPCENIGMKGIWINRNNKILISKNVKSIISLKELANVLCENVS, from the coding sequence ATGATGGTTTTCTTTGATATAGATGGCACTCTGTTGGATCATAAAAGTGCAGAATTTACGGGGGTCAAATTATTTTACCAGAACCATAAAAATTTTTTTGATATGGATTTTAATGAATTTTATTCTATTTGGTGTAAACTATCAGACAAACACTTTGAAAAATATTTAGCCAAAAAATGCTCTTTTGAAGAGCAGCGAATAGAGCGAATTAAAGAACTTTATTTAAAACGAAATATTAACCTGTCAAGTGAAGAAGCACTTGAAGTATTTGATCACTATTTACGCAATTATGAATTAAGTTGGAAACCTTTTAATGATGTAATACCATGCTTGAAAAAACTTTCAAAGCTAAAAATGGGTATCATCAGTAATGGAGATCCAGGGCAACAAAAACTAAAGCTAGATAAAATGAAAATTTCTCACTACTTTGTTGATATCGTAGTAGCAGGAGAATTTAATGTTTCAAAACCCCATACGGAAATATTTGAAATTGCATGTAAAAGAAATGGTGAAGAACCAGAAAAATGCTTTTATGTTGGAGACACTATCGAAACGGATATAATACCATGTGAAAATATTGGAATGAAAGGTATATGGATTAATAGAAATAACAAAATATTAATAAGTAAAAATGTTAAAAGTATTATCTCATTGAAAGAACTTGCCAATGTATTATGCGAGAATGTGTCATAA
- a CDS encoding GNAT family N-acetyltransferase — protein sequence MNKANIEDYVIKTWGNWNEDFQREFFSRYFQTIEFQLIVVNEKNVGIVAFSRSEKSIVIDEIQILPEYQNKGIGTLIISDIIADAQKAKIEINLRVLKVNYIAQNFYNKLGFEKIGNTETHFLLSKKPNLHIPDYPDVKFRESRH from the coding sequence TTGAATAAGGCTAACATAGAAGATTATGTAATAAAAACATGGGGCAATTGGAACGAAGATTTTCAAAGAGAGTTTTTCAGCAGGTATTTCCAAACTATAGAATTCCAGCTTATTGTTGTAAATGAAAAAAATGTTGGCATTGTTGCTTTCAGTCGAAGTGAAAAATCCATTGTTATTGATGAAATACAAATATTGCCTGAATATCAGAATAAAGGAATAGGAACTTTAATTATTTCAGATATTATTGCCGATGCTCAAAAGGCAAAAATAGAAATAAATCTCAGAGTGTTAAAAGTTAATTATATAGCTCAAAATTTTTACAACAAACTTGGTTTTGAAAAAATTGGAAATACAGAAACTCATTTTCTTCTTAGTAAAAAACCCAATTTGCATATTCCGGATTATCCGGATGTCAAATTCAGAGAATCTAGACACTAA
- a CDS encoding beta-propeller fold lactonase family protein, which yields MKGKTISTTSIATFPVPPSSVVMSNKARRKDTFLRAFGIPVLTISILVSVAGAAPFAYVTSLGVDTGTVFVIDTATDNVTSVVPVGGWPAGVAVNPAGTKVYVATGFDPTVSVIDTATNMVSATVNTGGSYPWGVSVNPAGTRVYVTNRYSVADNDSNNISIIDTATNSVTAMINLGISTVNVEIAPDGKKIYAVNSRNNTTSVIDAATNKITVTVPVGDHPSDIAVSPDGNKVYVTNTGSNDISVINTETNTVTATVPVEDGPGDIAVTPDGTKVYVADWQSNNVSVIDTVTNTVIATVPVGKQPMGIAVTPNGKKVYVTNAEGDNVSVIDTDTNKVTATVNSGKYTLNYPAGVAIGPLIDSNITDQSTRVASNSREDTEAEEANLSFEEKKAVELNNSKNNNSEYDNGSISNGNESSKNNSTPGFGLLCGLACLFGGWKFGKK from the coding sequence ATGAAAGGTAAAACTATATCAACAACGTCGATTGCTACTTTTCCGGTTCCACCCTCATCTGTGGTAATGTCTAATAAAGCACGCAGAAAAGATACTTTCCTAAGAGCTTTTGGAATACCAGTACTTACGATTTCAATACTGGTGAGCGTAGCAGGTGCAGCTCCATTTGCATATGTTACGAGTTTGGGGGTCGACACTGGAACTGTTTTTGTAATTGACACAGCAACTGACAATGTTACATCCGTGGTGCCTGTGGGCGGCTGGCCGGCAGGTGTTGCAGTCAACCCTGCAGGAACAAAGGTATACGTAGCAACCGGATTTGACCCCACCGTCTCAGTAATTGACACAGCCACAAATATGGTTAGTGCTACAGTGAATACAGGAGGAAGTTATCCCTGGGGAGTTTCAGTCAACCCTGCAGGAACAAGGGTTTATGTGACAAATCGCTACAGTGTGGCGGATAATGACAGCAACAATATCTCAATAATTGACACGGCAACGAATAGCGTAACGGCCATGATTAATCTCGGAATAAGTACTGTTAACGTTGAAATCGCTCCAGATGGAAAAAAAATCTATGCTGTAAACAGCCGCAACAACACTACTTCTGTAATCGATGCGGCTACAAACAAAATTACAGTCACGGTGCCTGTAGGAGACCATCCTTCTGATATTGCAGTCAGTCCTGACGGGAATAAGGTGTATGTAACCAATACAGGCAGCAATGACATATCAGTAATCAATACAGAAACAAACACCGTTACAGCCACCGTGCCTGTAGAAGATGGCCCAGGTGATATTGCAGTCACACCGGACGGAACAAAGGTATACGTGGCAGATTGGCAAAGCAACAACGTATCCGTAATTGATACAGTAACAAACACTGTTATAGCCACCGTGCCTGTAGGAAAACAGCCTATGGGAATTGCAGTCACACCGAACGGAAAAAAGGTATATGTGACAAACGCCGAAGGCGACAATGTCTCCGTAATTGATACAGATACAAACAAAGTTACAGCGACTGTGAATTCAGGGAAATATACTCTAAACTATCCTGCTGGAGTTGCTATTGGGCCTTTAATAGATTCTAATATTACTGATCAAAGCACAAGGGTAGCTTCCAATTCACGTGAAGATACAGAAGCCGAAGAAGCTAACCTATCATTTGAAGAAAAAAAAGCTGTTGAACTCAATAATTCAAAGAACAATAATTCTGAGTATGATAATGGTAGTATCTCAAATGGAAATGAATCGAGCAAAAATAACTCTACTCCAGGCTTCGGATTATTGTGCGGCTTGGCCTGCCTTTTTGGAGGATGGAAGTTCGGTAAGAAGTAA
- a CDS encoding C39 family peptidase: MIKKQFGIVALILVILLVGITLIPAVSAQKEDNYSVTAEDAFKHANANMIRFIVAKAPNFEDWTGASIDPKPIELYDINGQKLFYQFLVYKEKKLIGTIDIYANKKLGNSFNDIAFDPEPYKTTEAIKKSKDIAKKNYPTGEIKSTSLVVYNYPSIGAMTVVKDKTTGFEHRIFVDAYTLEKVEDKPVTETGPGVWSMYEMKLENGVEENLKEWQESDQLTKYIEQAAANKGVNINAAVTEENMKKLSADAATTTSTSIKLGVLCRGQECDIYCGEASIQMISLYYGRPTPKQTSIYKYFFDSNDDPAGLNPSEIIEWANIKWGKTGTLTSSCTSSGAVTEINKRRPFFSMTSNHYRVCQGYLIQNGYYYMYINDPLPVGSRGTPKIEKIGNGTERKRIYIR, translated from the coding sequence ATGATTAAGAAACAATTTGGAATAGTAGCGCTAATTTTAGTAATATTGCTGGTTGGTATTACATTGATACCAGCCGTAAGTGCACAGAAAGAGGATAATTACTCTGTAACTGCTGAAGACGCCTTTAAGCATGCTAATGCGAATATGATACGTTTTATAGTAGCCAAAGCACCAAACTTTGAAGATTGGACAGGGGCATCTATTGATCCCAAACCAATTGAGCTTTATGACATAAATGGTCAGAAATTATTTTATCAATTTTTAGTCTATAAAGAAAAAAAATTGATAGGTACAATTGATATTTATGCCAATAAAAAGCTAGGAAATTCATTCAATGACATTGCATTTGATCCTGAACCCTATAAAACGACTGAAGCTATAAAAAAGTCAAAAGATATCGCCAAGAAAAATTATCCAACTGGAGAAATCAAATCAACCAGTTTGGTTGTATACAACTATCCGAGTATAGGGGCAATGACCGTTGTAAAAGACAAGACCACTGGATTTGAACATCGGATATTTGTAGATGCATATACTCTTGAAAAGGTAGAAGATAAACCTGTAACTGAAACCGGGCCTGGGGTTTGGTCAATGTATGAGATGAAATTGGAGAATGGAGTTGAAGAAAATTTAAAAGAGTGGCAGGAAAGTGATCAACTCACAAAATATATAGAACAAGCAGCAGCTAATAAGGGAGTTAATATTAATGCGGCAGTCACTGAAGAAAATATGAAGAAACTCAGTGCCGATGCAGCAACAACGACTTCAACAAGTATAAAACTTGGTGTTCTTTGTCGTGGACAAGAATGCGATATTTATTGTGGTGAAGCATCTATTCAAATGATTTCTTTATACTATGGAAGACCAACTCCTAAACAAACATCAATCTATAAATATTTCTTCGATTCTAACGATGATCCGGCTGGGCTCAATCCTTCTGAAATTATAGAATGGGCTAATATTAAATGGGGAAAAACAGGAACTTTAACTAGTAGTTGTACTAGTTCTGGTGCTGTTACAGAGATTAACAAAAGAAGACCTTTTTTCAGTATGACTTCAAATCATTATCGGGTTTGCCAGGGATACCTGATTCAGAATGGGTATTATTATATGTATATTAATGATCCATTGCCTGTTGGGTCACGTGGTACACCAAAGATTGAAAAGATCGGAAACGGTACAGAAAGAAAACGTATCTATATACGTTAA
- a CDS encoding CRISPR-associated protein Cas4: MMPVNSSNQEINVSDLLLYINCPRRVYFVNRGFELFSEVTASRLERIILKELSLNYPEIVKECSLNADNLYEELEISLAKVCTDLPLLFPRELACVTKEIFEDGEARARAKLPEIAANLRGALEEFGKEPMLAALTPVKTEPFLSSERLNLKGVPSKLVCFEGAQVPSILKPGSCPQQGVWASDRIHAAAFVMLLEAENGKEVPFAFVEYVSFGLLRRVAVRSTDRREVLKICREVEKIKAGVMPERKEEKFCKECNFSEHCVSESSLMSKFF, translated from the coding sequence ATGATGCCAGTCAATTCGTCCAATCAGGAGATAAACGTCTCAGACCTTCTTCTATATATCAACTGCCCGAGGAGGGTATACTTTGTCAATCGAGGCTTTGAATTGTTTTCGGAAGTTACTGCCTCCAGGCTCGAAAGAATAATCCTGAAAGAACTCTCCCTAAATTATCCCGAAATTGTGAAAGAGTGTTCGTTAAACGCCGATAACCTTTATGAGGAGCTTGAAATTTCTCTGGCAAAGGTATGTACAGATCTCCCACTCCTGTTTCCGCGAGAACTCGCATGTGTTACAAAAGAGATTTTTGAGGACGGAGAAGCGCGGGCAAGAGCTAAACTTCCCGAAATTGCAGCCAACCTGCGGGGAGCACTTGAAGAATTTGGGAAAGAGCCTATGCTTGCGGCACTTACGCCTGTTAAAACCGAGCCATTTCTGTCCTCAGAAAGACTTAACCTTAAAGGTGTTCCGTCAAAACTCGTTTGCTTTGAAGGTGCGCAGGTTCCGTCAATCTTAAAGCCAGGAAGCTGCCCTCAACAGGGAGTATGGGCTTCTGATCGGATACATGCCGCAGCTTTTGTCATGCTTCTTGAAGCTGAAAATGGAAAAGAGGTTCCCTTTGCCTTTGTGGAATATGTAAGTTTCGGCCTTCTCCGAAGGGTAGCTGTTCGAAGCACGGATAGGCGGGAAGTTCTTAAAATCTGCAGGGAAGTGGAAAAAATTAAAGCCGGAGTTATGCCTGAGAGAAAGGAAGAGAAATTCTGCAAAGAATGTAACTTTTCAGAACACTGCGTGTCAGAGTCTTCCCTTATGTCAAAATTTTTCTGA
- a CDS encoding helix-turn-helix domain-containing protein: MTSNESSENLRNRLAEKMAGDITLSEKPGESLKKWRSNFEISQTDLANYLKVSPSVISDYESGRRKSPGTLIIKKIVECLLEIDMDRGSKKIHAYESILNAESGTKSIYSTYEYTIPIQLAKLVNLIEGDIIYKGVERPLYGFSVIDSQRAILELSSHEFQKLYGWSTDRAMIFTKVSTGKSPMVAIRVTNLKPGAVVLHGLRKEEVEPVVIKMAEVDRIPLVATTMDLDQIVQLLRKYSQYYARE; this comes from the coding sequence ATGACATCCAATGAATCCTCAGAAAATCTGCGCAACCGTCTGGCGGAAAAAATGGCTGGAGATATCACTCTTTCGGAAAAGCCGGGAGAGTCACTCAAAAAATGGAGATCAAATTTTGAGATATCCCAGACCGATCTTGCAAATTACCTTAAGGTTTCCCCCTCCGTTATCAGTGATTATGAAAGTGGGAGACGAAAGTCTCCAGGAACGCTAATTATAAAAAAAATTGTTGAGTGCCTCCTTGAAATTGATATGGATCGGGGAAGCAAAAAAATTCACGCTTACGAATCTATACTTAATGCCGAAAGCGGTACGAAATCCATTTACTCAACATATGAGTATACGATCCCGATACAGCTTGCTAAACTGGTCAACCTTATTGAAGGAGATATTATCTACAAAGGAGTTGAAAGGCCTCTTTACGGTTTCTCTGTCATTGACAGCCAGAGAGCAATCCTGGAACTTTCTTCCCATGAGTTTCAGAAGCTCTATGGCTGGAGTACCGACAGGGCCATGATCTTTACGAAGGTCAGCACCGGAAAATCCCCAATGGTAGCCATCCGGGTTACCAACCTTAAGCCCGGTGCCGTGGTACTTCACGGTCTTCGAAAAGAAGAGGTCGAACCTGTTGTAATCAAAATGGCAGAAGTCGACCGCATCCCCCTGGTCGCAACTACGATGGATCTTGACCAGATTGTCCAGTTACTGAGAAAATACAGTCAATACTATGCCAGGGAATAA
- a CDS encoding hydroxymethylglutaryl-CoA synthase, with the protein MTIGIVSYGAYVPRYRIKVEEIARVWGDNADALKSGLMVYEKSVPDIDEDAATIAVEAARYAMARSGADPERIGAVYTGSESHPYAVKPTSTIVAQAIGATPNMTAADFEFACKAGTAAVQACMGLVSSGMIDLGMAIGADVSQGAPGDALEYTAAAGGVACLIGRNESEIAAIIEDTYSFTTDTPDFWRREGMPYPEHGGRFTGEPGYFKHVTNGAKGLMEKLGTKPTDYDYAVFHQPNGKFPTKAAKTLGFTMAQIAPGLVVPKIGNTYSGSCLMGIAATLDQAKPGDRIFATAFGSGAGSDAFSITVTDRIEEIRNRAPTVSELIKNPVYIDYARYAKHKGKIRRS; encoded by the coding sequence ATGACTATTGGAATCGTATCTTACGGTGCTTATGTTCCCCGATACCGTATCAAAGTAGAAGAAATCGCCCGGGTATGGGGTGATAATGCAGATGCTCTTAAAAGTGGCCTTATGGTATATGAAAAATCCGTGCCTGATATCGATGAAGACGCAGCAACTATAGCTGTGGAAGCGGCAAGATACGCGATGGCAAGAAGCGGGGCTGATCCAGAGAGGATTGGGGCAGTATATACGGGCTCGGAGAGTCATCCCTATGCTGTAAAGCCAACAAGCACAATTGTCGCCCAGGCTATAGGAGCAACCCCAAATATGACTGCAGCAGACTTCGAGTTTGCATGTAAGGCAGGGACAGCCGCAGTTCAGGCCTGTATGGGACTGGTAAGTTCAGGAATGATCGACCTGGGCATGGCTATAGGAGCCGATGTTTCCCAGGGTGCTCCCGGTGATGCTCTTGAGTATACTGCAGCTGCAGGGGGAGTTGCCTGCCTCATTGGAAGAAACGAATCAGAGATTGCCGCAATCATTGAAGACACTTATTCCTTTACAACTGACACCCCTGACTTCTGGAGAAGAGAAGGGATGCCCTACCCTGAGCACGGAGGCCGTTTTACAGGAGAGCCAGGCTACTTCAAGCATGTGACTAACGGCGCAAAAGGTCTTATGGAAAAACTCGGGACAAAGCCTACAGATTATGATTATGCGGTTTTCCACCAGCCAAATGGAAAATTCCCTACCAAAGCTGCAAAAACCCTGGGTTTCACCATGGCCCAGATTGCTCCAGGGCTTGTAGTTCCAAAAATTGGGAACACGTATTCAGGTTCCTGTCTTATGGGAATTGCTGCGACTCTTGACCAGGCAAAACCAGGGGACAGAATTTTTGCGACTGCCTTTGGGTCAGGTGCAGGGTCTGATGCTTTTAGTATAACGGTTACAGACAGGATTGAGGAAATCCGAAACAGGGCTCCGACGGTTTCCGAACTGATTAAAAATCCTGTATATATTGACTATGCAAGATACGCCAAACATAAGGGTAAAATCCGCCGGTCATGA
- a CDS encoding thiolase domain-containing protein: protein MRDVAIIGVKNTKFGELWERSLRDIVVEAGAGALADAGVGGKEIDALYVGNMSGGRFIDQEHIGALIADYSGLSKNLHVPATRVEAACASGGLALRQAIMAVASGYNDIVIAAGAEKMTDVGSEEASSALAAAADREWEGMAGATFPGIYAMIARLHMHRYGTTSEQLAEVAVKNHKNGSLNPIAQYKNKITVDDVLKSIMVADPLHIFDCSPITDGASALVLAPADIAHKYTDTPIYIKATAQASDTIALHDRRDITTLDATVVAAKRAYSMAKLRPEDIDLVEVHDCFTIAEICAIEDLGFAEKGKGGIVTANGETAIGGRIPVNTSGGLKACGHPVGATGIKQAVEIVTQLRGEAGKRQVEGAEYGMTHNVGGSGATAVVHIFSRER, encoded by the coding sequence ATGAGAGACGTAGCAATTATCGGAGTAAAGAATACCAAGTTCGGAGAACTCTGGGAACGGTCCCTGAGGGATATAGTAGTAGAAGCCGGGGCCGGAGCACTCGCAGATGCAGGCGTTGGCGGAAAAGAAATCGACGCTCTCTACGTAGGAAACATGAGCGGAGGGCGATTTATTGATCAGGAACATATAGGTGCTCTTATAGCGGACTATTCGGGACTTTCCAAAAACCTGCATGTCCCAGCTACGCGAGTTGAAGCTGCCTGTGCATCAGGCGGGCTTGCCCTGCGGCAGGCCATCATGGCTGTAGCTTCCGGTTATAATGATATTGTGATTGCAGCAGGAGCCGAAAAAATGACTGATGTGGGGTCTGAGGAAGCGTCTTCAGCTCTTGCAGCAGCGGCTGATCGGGAGTGGGAAGGGATGGCAGGAGCAACTTTTCCCGGAATCTATGCAATGATTGCAAGATTGCATATGCACAGGTATGGGACTACCAGCGAACAGCTTGCCGAGGTTGCCGTAAAGAACCATAAAAACGGCTCTTTAAATCCCATTGCTCAGTATAAAAACAAAATCACTGTGGACGACGTGTTGAAATCTATAATGGTAGCTGATCCTTTGCATATTTTTGACTGTTCCCCTATAACGGATGGCGCTTCAGCTCTTGTGCTTGCCCCAGCGGATATTGCGCACAAGTACACGGATACTCCCATTTATATCAAGGCAACCGCTCAGGCAAGTGATACAATTGCGCTTCACGACCGGCGGGATATAACAACCCTCGACGCAACCGTGGTGGCTGCAAAGCGGGCCTATTCCATGGCAAAGCTGAGGCCTGAAGACATCGACCTTGTAGAAGTGCATGACTGCTTCACCATTGCTGAGATTTGTGCAATTGAAGACCTCGGGTTTGCAGAAAAAGGAAAAGGCGGAATTGTCACAGCAAACGGAGAAACTGCAATCGGAGGTAGGATTCCTGTCAATACCTCAGGCGGCCTCAAAGCCTGTGGACATCCTGTGGGAGCAACTGGCATAAAGCAGGCTGTAGAAATCGTAACCCAGCTGCGCGGAGAAGCAGGCAAGCGTCAGGTCGAAGGCGCAGAGTATGGCATGACCCATAACGTAGGAGGGTCAGGAGCAACAGCAGTAGTGCATATTTTCTCGAGGGAGAGGTGA